From Bradyrhizobium sp. sBnM-33:
TGGAGAGCTGCAGACGCGTGTAGCGGTCGCTGGTCTGCAACAGCGCCACGACGATCGCCTTGGTACGCGGCTGCCGGGCGTGAACGTATAGCGCCATATGGAAGTCAGCGTTGAGCTGCCCCCATTCGCTGACATTGCGCGCCTTGATTGCTTTCTCGAAGCGCTTCTGGATGTCGTCCAGCGCGGCAAAGTCTTGTTCCGCAAAGTGCGGCGCCGACTGCGCCAAAAGCCGCGGCTCCATGATTCCGCGAAGATCGAACACATCGTTGATTTCGTCCAGCGACAGTTCCGAGACGATCGCGCCTTTTTGCGGGACGATGCGCACCAGCCCCTCCGCCTCGAGCTGAAACAGCGCTTCGCGCACGGGAATGCGGCTGACGCCGTATGCCTCGCCCAGGGCATCCTGCCGCAGTTGGGAGCCGGCCGGATAAGTCCCGTCGAGAATGGACTGCCTGAGCTGGTCGACGATCGCAGCCGACAGCGTCCGGTGCTTCAGAGGGACCTTCATTTGATCTCCCGTCGTCATCGCTGGCCTTTCCGATCGAGGCGGCCCGGTTTCGCACGTTGAAATGGTCCCGCCACAGCGAGCTGAGGTGCCCACAATCTCCGTTTGACAAGATTGTATAAATTATACAACTTCGAATGGCACGAGAAATCTTGACGGGCAGCGGGGCTCCTTATGATCGAGCAGGCGATTGCGGATATGCCAGCGTTCAGCGCCCGGGCAATCGTTGTCAGGGCTTCGAGTCTCCTGCTCGCTTTCGAGCGCATCGCCTTGATGGGGCTGATGTATCTGCTGACGGCTCTGATCCTGGTGAACGTCGTCACCCGCTATTCGCACTTCCCGATCTACTGGATCGATGAATCGGCGGTCTATTGCGTGGTTTGGCTGACCTTCATCGGCGCCTCCGCCATGACCCGACTGCGGCTGGACTTCGCAGTCACCATGATGACCGAGCGCCTGTCGTCGCGACATCAGAAGTTCGCGAAGGTCATCGCCACGGGCATGGTCGTCGTGTTCGGCTTGGCGCTGATCATCACCTGCTTCCTCTGGATGGATCCGATCGGGCTTGCCCGCGCCGGCTTCGACGCGCGAAAGCTCGCCGCCGAGACCTTCAACTTCCTCTACACCGAGCGGACGCAGACGCTGAACTGGCCGACCTGGGTGCTCTATTTGACGCTGCCGATCTTCGCGGTCTCCATGACTATTCATGGCCTGGCAAACCTGCTCGAAGATCTCGAACTGGTGCCACGGACGCCACCAAAAGGCTTTCAGCTCTCCGAACTCGATGGCGTCAACTAGTGATCACGTCAGCCGCCTTCATCGCGATCATGCTGGTCGGGGTACCGATCGGCCTTTGCCTCTGCCTGGCCGGGTTCGTCTACATCATCGCGTCAGGCAATCCGGTTCTGTTTCAGTCGTACCCGCTGCAGCTCTTCGGCGGCGTCGACAGCTACGGCCTGATCGCCATCCCGCTCTTCATCCTGATCGGCGAAATCATGAATGGCGGCGGCATTACACGGCGTATCGTCGACATGGCGATGGCTTTTGTCGGCTCGCTGAAGGGTGGGCTCGCCTACGTCAACATCCTCGCCAACATGTTCATCTCCTCCATCCTGGGATCTGCAACCGCACAGGTCGCGATCATGGCCCAGATCATGGTGCCGGAGATGGAAAAGAAGGGCTATGACAAGACCTTCGCGGCCGGGTTGACCGCCTATGGCGGCATGCTCGGGCCGATCATTCCGCCCTCGGTGATGTTCGTCGTCTACAGCGTGCTGGCGCAGGTCTCGGTCAGCGACATGCTGATTGCCGGCATCGTGCCGGGCGTGATCCTGACGGCGATGTTCTGCATCGTCATCGCACTGATGGGATACGTCTACAACTATCCCAAGGCCGATTATCAGACGCCGAGGCAGCGGATCGCGACGATCCTGCGGACATCGCCGACGCTGCTAATTCCTGTCGTCATCGTCGGCAGCATTCTCGGCGGACTCGCCAACGCAACGGAGTCCGCGGCCGTCGGCGCGGTAGCCGCCGCTCTCGTCGGAAAATTCTGGACCAAGGAGTTCAGGTTTTCGCAGCTTCCGCAGATGATGCTGCGCGCGGGGATCTACTCGGTCATCGTGCTGTTCCTGGTCGCGGCGGCGGCGGTGTTCTCCTGGGTGCTGGTGTTCGGCAAGGTGCCGCAGGAGACCGCCGCATGGATCCAATCGGTCGCCAAGGATCCCGTCAGCTTCATGCTTCTTTGCAACGTGATCCTGCTGGTGATCGGTACGGTCATCGACGGCATTCCCGGCCTGATCATGACGGTGCCGATCCTGCTGCCAGTCGCGACCGAGATCTATCATATCGACCCGCGCCAGTTCGGCGTGGTCGTAGTGATCAACCTGGTGCTTGGATTGCTATCGCCCCCGGTCGGTCTTTGCTTTTTCGTTGCCGCCGCCGTCACCGGCGCCAAGCCCGGCAAGATGTTCATGGTGACGCTGCCGCTGTTCGGCATCTCCTGCATCCTGCTGGTGCTGCTCTCGCTCTATCCCTCCCTCTCCCTCGTCCTCATCAAGTAGGTTCAACCCCCTCAGGAGCATTGTCATGTCGCTTTCCCGTCGCCGCTTCCTTGCCGCCAGCGCGGCCGTGCCGCTGTTCGCGCCGTCGTTGGCGCTGGCGCAAGCCAAGGAATTCCGCCTCGGCCTGATCACGCCCAACGGTCATTCCTGGAACAAGGCGGCATTAAAACTCGGCGACGACCTCAAGGCAGCTACCAACGGCCGCCTGACGATAACGGTGTTTCACTCCGGCCAGCTCGGCAACGAGCCGGCGATGATGCAGCAATTGCAGTCCGGCGCGCTCGACATGGGCTTCATCCAGGCCGCCGAGCTCGGCTCGCGCGTGCCGCATATTGCAGCGATCAACGCGCCCTACATCGTCCGCTCGACGCCGTCGGTCGCCAAATTCGTCCGCCATCCGGCCGCGATCAAGCTGTTCGAGGTGCTGCCGCAAGAAACCGGAACGATCGGCCTCGGCTGGGGCATCACCGGCATGCGCGCCATCTTCTCGTCGAAGGACCTGACCTCGCTCGCCGATATCAAGGGCATGAAGCTGCGCATCAACCCGACGCCGGTATATCGCGATTTCTATTCGTCGCTCGGCGCGGCGCCGACGCCGATACCGACGCCCCAGGTGTTCGATGCCATGGCGAACGGTCAGGTCGACGGCCTCGAGGCGGACCTGGAGTTCTCCTGGAAC
This genomic window contains:
- a CDS encoding GntR family transcriptional regulator, coding for MKVPLKHRTLSAAIVDQLRQSILDGTYPAGSQLRQDALGEAYGVSRIPVREALFQLEAEGLVRIVPQKGAIVSELSLDEINDVFDLRGIMEPRLLAQSAPHFAEQDFAALDDIQKRFEKAIKARNVSEWGQLNADFHMALYVHARQPRTKAIVVALLQTSDRYTRLQLSNTKAMGTAEKEHAHLIELCRAKQIDQACRFLEQHIEAVRTDLLQVLGGGSIAARAGR
- a CDS encoding TRAP transporter small permease — protein: MPAFSARAIVVRASSLLLAFERIALMGLMYLLTALILVNVVTRYSHFPIYWIDESAVYCVVWLTFIGASAMTRLRLDFAVTMMTERLSSRHQKFAKVIATGMVVVFGLALIITCFLWMDPIGLARAGFDARKLAAETFNFLYTERTQTLNWPTWVLYLTLPIFAVSMTIHGLANLLEDLELVPRTPPKGFQLSELDGVN
- a CDS encoding TRAP transporter large permease; this translates as MITSAAFIAIMLVGVPIGLCLCLAGFVYIIASGNPVLFQSYPLQLFGGVDSYGLIAIPLFILIGEIMNGGGITRRIVDMAMAFVGSLKGGLAYVNILANMFISSILGSATAQVAIMAQIMVPEMEKKGYDKTFAAGLTAYGGMLGPIIPPSVMFVVYSVLAQVSVSDMLIAGIVPGVILTAMFCIVIALMGYVYNYPKADYQTPRQRIATILRTSPTLLIPVVIVGSILGGLANATESAAVGAVAAALVGKFWTKEFRFSQLPQMMLRAGIYSVIVLFLVAAAAVFSWVLVFGKVPQETAAWIQSVAKDPVSFMLLCNVILLVIGTVIDGIPGLIMTVPILLPVATEIYHIDPRQFGVVVVINLVLGLLSPPVGLCFFVAAAVTGAKPGKMFMVTLPLFGISCILLVLLSLYPSLSLVLIK
- a CDS encoding TRAP transporter substrate-binding protein, translated to MSLSRRRFLAASAAVPLFAPSLALAQAKEFRLGLITPNGHSWNKAALKLGDDLKAATNGRLTITVFHSGQLGNEPAMMQQLQSGALDMGFIQAAELGSRVPHIAAINAPYIVRSTPSVAKFVRHPAAIKLFEVLPQETGTIGLGWGITGMRAIFSSKDLTSLADIKGMKLRINPTPVYRDFYSSLGAAPTPIPTPQVFDAMANGQVDGLEADLEFSWNQRFDKVSKVILQMNAVFMPMAAVVSGRVWQSLPAADRELITKTVKSTLDAQIDELAGNEPKLIENFKNAPIPIRQVPAGDTEAVIAEFDKIWLPKAPILAELRKVGATL